In Thamnophis elegans isolate rThaEle1 chromosome 13, rThaEle1.pri, whole genome shotgun sequence, one DNA window encodes the following:
- the LOC116516810 gene encoding LOW QUALITY PROTEIN: frizzled-10-like (The sequence of the model RefSeq protein was modified relative to this genomic sequence to represent the inferred CDS: inserted 6 bases in 6 codons; deleted 2 bases in 2 codons; substituted 1 base at 1 genomic stop codon): AFTVLTFLIDPQRFKYPERPIIFLSXCYCVYSVGYIVRLFSGAENIACNXDNGQLYVIQEGLESTGCTLVFLILYYFGMASSLWWVILTLTWFLAXGKKWGHEAIEANSSYFHLAAWAIPAVXTIMILVMRRVAGDELTGLCYVGSMDVNALTGFVLVPLACYLILGTSFILSGFVPSSTSGGXMKTGGENTDKLEKLMVRIGVFSVLYTVPATCVIACYFYERLNMGYWKILAIQQKCKVNNHAKHLDCTMSDSIPAXEIFMVKIFMLLVVGITSGVWIWTSKTLQSXQGVCSRRIKNRTRRKSTSMVASGSLYKRTSQPLPKVHHAKYEPSLAISDLCVTTVEPKTIIML; the protein is encoded by the exons GCCTTCACCGTCCTGACCTTCCTGATCGACCCCCAGCGCTTCAAGTACCCCGAGAGGCCCATCATCTTCTTGT TGTGCTATTGCGTCTACTCCGTGGGCTACATTGTCCGCCTCTTCTCCGGAGCGGAGAACATCGCCTGCA CCGACAATGGACAACTCTACGTCATCCAGGAAGGTTTGGAGAGCACCGGCTGCACCTTGGTTTTCCTCATCCTCTACTACTTTGGCATGGCCAGCTCCTTGTGGTGGGTGATCCTGACTTTGACGTGGTTCCTGG GCGGGAAGAAGTGGGGTCACGAGGCCATTGAAGCCAACAGCAGCTACTTTCACTTGGCGGCTTGGGCCATCCCTGCAG AGACTATTATGATCTTAGTCATGCGCCGGGTTGCAGGGGACGAGTTGACCGGCTTGTGCTACGTCGGCAGCATGGATGTCAATGCGCTGACTGGCTTCGTGCTGGTCCCTCTGGCTTGCTATCTCATTCTGGGGACATCCTTCATCCTTTCGGGCTTTGTGCCCTCTTCCACATCAGGAGGGTGAATGAAAACTGGCGGGGAGAACACcgacaagctggagaagctcatGGTGAGGATAGGTGTC TTCTCGGTCTTGTATACCGTCCCGGCCACATGTGTCATCGCCTGTTACTTTTACGAGCGGTTGAACATGGGTTACTGGAAGATTTTGGCCATTCAGCAAAAATGCAAAGTCAACAATCACGCTAAGCATCTGGACTGCACCATGAGTGACTCCATTCCAG GTGAGATCTTTATGGTCAAAATCTTTATGCTGCTGGTGGTGGGCATCACCAGCGGAGTCTGGATTTGGACCTCCAAAACTCTGCAAT TGCAAGGGGTTTGTAGCCGGAGGATCAAGAACAGGACTCGGAGGAAGTCCACCAGCATGGTGGCC AGTGGGAGTCTTTACAAAAGGACCagccagcctttgcccaaagttCATCACGCAAAGTACGAGCCATCTTTGGCAATCTCCGACCTGTGTGTGACCACAGTGGAACCTAAGACCATAATAATGTTATGA